Proteins from one Thermobifida alba genomic window:
- a CDS encoding amino acid permease, producing MSIWRTKSIEQSIRDTDEPGHRLRRDLNGLDLIVFGIGVIIGTGIFVVTGRQAAENAGPAIVVSFLAAGVVCALAAMCYAEFASTIPVAGSAYTFGYATLGEFIAWIIGWDLILEFTLAASVVSVGWSEYAGDLFGLPTSVPVAGHPVNLGAMAVVLLLGGLGTLGAKLSGRVTAVVVAIKVGIVLFIIAVGAAYVNPANWRPFVPPAAPAPAGGTGAGDSTLTQILLGLDPTSFGLWGVIAAASVVFFSFIGFDIVATTAEETRNPKRDIPVGIFGSLLIVTVLYMAVAAVVTGMRPYPELNVEAPLSDAFRSVDAGWAATLISLGGVIGITTVILVLLMGQSRVAFAMSRDGLLPRALSRTHPRFGTPYVTTLLTTGTVALLAGLVPIGTLEEMVNIGTLFAFVVVSVGVVVLRRTRPDLPRAFRVPWSPVLPLLAALACLWLMMNLTVLTWLRFAVWMALGVAVYLLYGMRRSRLAVLPRQRTGEEDEGVVA from the coding sequence TTGAGCATCTGGCGCACCAAGAGCATCGAGCAGTCGATCAGGGACACCGACGAACCCGGCCACCGCCTCCGCCGCGACCTGAACGGCCTCGACCTGATCGTCTTCGGCATCGGCGTCATCATCGGGACCGGCATCTTCGTGGTCACCGGACGGCAGGCCGCCGAGAACGCCGGCCCTGCCATCGTGGTGTCCTTCCTCGCCGCCGGAGTGGTGTGCGCGCTGGCGGCCATGTGCTACGCCGAGTTCGCCTCCACCATCCCGGTCGCGGGCAGCGCCTACACGTTCGGCTACGCCACCCTGGGCGAGTTCATCGCCTGGATCATCGGCTGGGACCTGATCCTGGAGTTCACCCTGGCGGCCTCCGTGGTGTCGGTGGGCTGGTCGGAGTACGCCGGAGACCTGTTCGGCCTCCCCACCTCCGTGCCGGTGGCGGGCCATCCGGTGAACCTCGGGGCGATGGCCGTCGTGCTGCTGCTGGGCGGGCTCGGCACGCTGGGCGCCAAGCTGTCGGGGCGGGTCACCGCGGTCGTCGTGGCGATCAAGGTCGGCATCGTGCTGTTCATCATCGCCGTGGGCGCCGCCTACGTGAACCCCGCCAACTGGAGGCCGTTCGTCCCCCCGGCCGCGCCCGCGCCGGCGGGCGGCACGGGCGCGGGGGACAGCACCCTCACCCAGATCCTGCTCGGCCTGGACCCCACCTCCTTCGGCCTGTGGGGGGTCATCGCCGCCGCCTCCGTGGTGTTCTTCTCCTTCATCGGCTTCGACATCGTCGCCACCACCGCCGAGGAGACCCGCAACCCCAAACGGGACATCCCCGTCGGCATCTTCGGGTCCCTGCTCATCGTGACCGTCCTGTACATGGCGGTGGCCGCGGTCGTCACCGGCATGCGCCCCTACCCCGAACTGAACGTGGAGGCCCCCCTGTCCGACGCCTTCCGCTCGGTGGACGCGGGCTGGGCCGCGACACTGATCTCCCTGGGGGGCGTCATCGGCATCACCACCGTCATCCTGGTGCTGTTGATGGGCCAGTCCAGGGTGGCGTTCGCCATGTCCCGCGACGGCCTGCTGCCGCGTGCGCTGTCGCGCACCCACCCCCGGTTCGGCACACCGTACGTGACGACGCTGCTGACCACCGGAACGGTGGCGCTGCTGGCCGGTCTGGTGCCCATCGGCACCCTGGAGGAGATGGTCAACATCGGCACCCTGTTCGCCTTCGTGGTGGTGTCGGTGGGCGTGGTGGTCCTGCGCCGCACCCGCCCGGACCTGCCGCGCGCCTTCCGGGTGCCGTGGTCGCCGGTGCTGCCGCTGCTGGCCGCGCTGGCCTGCCTGTGGCTGATGATGAACCTGACCGTGCTCACCTGGCTGCGGTTCGCAGTGTGGATGGCACTGGGCGTGGCCGTCTACCTGCTCTACGGAATGCGCCGCAGCAGGCTCGCCGTGCTTCCCCGGCAGCGCACCGGCGAGGAGGACGAGGGTGTGGTCGCCTAG
- a CDS encoding alpha/beta hydrolase — protein sequence MADLGFTHVFRSATHPDAPTLLLLHGTGADEYDLLGLGRSLDSGAALLSPRGKVDENGANRWFRRLREGVFDVDDVIARAAELAGFVRRATDAYGLDPATVTAVGFSNGANMAAATLLLHPGLLRRAILFAAAAPLQGRPLAPVDLSGVQVFLGAGAADPITPVDQARLLAEQLRQCSAAVQMHEHPGGHELPPDVLNRARQWLAATAT from the coding sequence ATGGCAGACCTGGGGTTCACCCACGTGTTCCGCTCGGCCACCCATCCGGACGCGCCCACCCTGCTCCTGCTGCACGGCACCGGAGCCGACGAGTACGACCTGCTGGGCCTGGGCCGGAGCCTGGACAGCGGCGCGGCACTGCTGTCGCCGCGCGGCAAGGTCGACGAGAACGGCGCCAACCGCTGGTTCCGCCGGCTGCGCGAGGGCGTGTTCGACGTCGACGACGTCATCGCCCGCGCCGCCGAACTGGCCGGCTTCGTGCGCAGGGCCACCGACGCCTACGGCCTGGACCCCGCGACCGTGACCGCCGTCGGCTTCTCCAACGGCGCGAACATGGCGGCGGCCACCCTGCTGCTCCATCCGGGCCTGCTGCGCCGGGCGATCCTGTTCGCCGCCGCCGCGCCGCTGCAGGGGCGTCCGCTCGCCCCGGTGGACCTCTCCGGAGTCCAGGTGTTTCTCGGGGCGGGGGCCGCCGATCCCATCACCCCCGTCGATCAGGCTCGCCTGTTGGCCGAACAACTGCGACAATGCTCAGCGGCCGTGCAGATGCACGAGCACCCGGGTGGGCACGAGCTTCCCCCGGACGTGTTGAATAGGGCCCGGCAGTGGTTGGCCGCAACCGCGACCTAG
- a CDS encoding zf-TFIIB domain-containing protein translates to MIEISCPKCPGTLVRQTLAGVTVEKCSQCRGLFLDRGELEELLEAEHRWSRGFEGGYSGGRRRRDSDPEDDHDKDYQGERRKRQQSFLDEIFD, encoded by the coding sequence ATGATCGAGATCTCCTGCCCCAAATGTCCCGGAACCCTCGTACGGCAGACCCTCGCCGGGGTGACGGTGGAGAAGTGCTCCCAGTGCCGGGGGCTCTTCCTCGACCGCGGTGAACTGGAAGAACTGCTCGAAGCCGAACACCGCTGGAGCCGCGGCTTCGAGGGCGGCTACAGCGGGGGCCGTCGCCGCCGCGACAGCGACCCCGAGGACGACCACGACAAGGACTACCAGGGCGAACGGCGCAAACGTCAGCAGAGCTTCCTGGACGAGATCTTCGACTAG
- a CDS encoding RNA polymerase-binding protein RbpA, with translation MGSGSAIRGSRVGAGPMGEAERGEAAPRIRVAFYCANKHQVVPSFSHEAQIPDEWDCPRCGFPAGKDPENPPAPPKTEPYKTHLAYVKERRSDADGQAILEEALAKLRAERAAMSAALKPLND, from the coding sequence GTGGGTAGTGGCAGTGCCATCCGCGGCAGCCGCGTCGGCGCCGGCCCGATGGGCGAAGCCGAACGCGGTGAGGCGGCACCGCGGATCCGTGTCGCGTTCTACTGCGCCAACAAGCACCAAGTGGTTCCGAGCTTCTCGCACGAGGCTCAGATTCCTGACGAATGGGACTGCCCCCGTTGCGGTTTCCCCGCTGGCAAGGACCCGGAGAACCCCCCGGCTCCCCCGAAGACCGAACCGTACAAGACCCACCTGGCCTACGTGAAGGAGCGGCGCAGTGACGCCGACGGCCAGGCCATTCTCGAAGAGGCGCTGGCCAAACTGCGTGCCGAGCGTGCCGCGATGTCGGCCGCCCTCAAGCCTCTGAACGACTGA
- a CDS encoding cellulose binding domain-containing protein, producing MHRPPDTGRRGPAHALAALTALALCAAGTTALSGPAQAAAGCRVDYTVNQWNTGFTGNVTVTNLGGPLDGWTLQWTFPAGERLSQGWNAEFSSSGADVTAANTAWNAAIPTGGTVSFGFNATHTGTVGVPQNFTLNGTACAGPGDPPDPEDPQEPEEPGEPTTPSDPTGARQAERLDRGLISVRSGNGNLVSWRLLGSDPRDVAFNVYRGSTRLNSAPLTAATSYLDSGAPADASYTVRPVVGGVEQAASAASLTFTNGYLDVPLQRPAGGSVNGSSYTYDANDASVGDLDGDGRYEIVLKWEPTNARDNSQSGYTGPVLIDAYELDGTRLWRIDLGRNIRAGAHYTQFQVYDYDGDGRAEVAMKTADGTRDGTGAVIGSATADHRNSSGYVLSGPEYLTVFDGRTGRALDTVDYVPARGSVSSWGDSYGNRVDRFLAATAYLDGQRPSMIFSRGYYTRTVIAAWDFRDGRLTRRWTFDTNSSTNAGRGYDGQGFHSLSIADADGDGRDEIMFGAMAVDDDGRAMWTTGYGHGDALHVGDFVPNRPGLEVYGVSESSSQPNAWLADARTGSTLWRTASGGDNGRGVAGDVWAGSPGAEFWSSRVDGLLNTSGTTIGRKPGSANFLVWWDGDPTRELLDQTHVDKYGPGGDTRLLTGSGVASNNGTKATPALSGDILGDWREEVVWRTADSSALRIYASPHPTDLRIPTLVHDTQYRVAIAWQNTAYNQPPHPSFHIGDGMAAPPWPDIHHP from the coding sequence GTGCACCGACCCCCCGACACCGGTAGACGCGGACCGGCACACGCCCTCGCAGCACTCACCGCGCTCGCGCTGTGCGCCGCCGGCACCACGGCCCTCAGCGGCCCCGCCCAGGCCGCCGCCGGATGCCGCGTCGACTACACCGTCAACCAGTGGAACACCGGCTTCACCGGCAACGTCACCGTCACCAACCTCGGCGGCCCCCTCGACGGCTGGACCCTGCAGTGGACCTTCCCCGCCGGGGAACGGCTCAGCCAGGGCTGGAACGCCGAGTTCAGCTCCTCCGGAGCCGACGTCACCGCCGCCAACACCGCCTGGAACGCCGCGATCCCCACCGGCGGCACGGTCAGCTTCGGCTTCAACGCCACCCACACCGGGACCGTCGGCGTCCCGCAGAACTTCACCCTCAACGGCACCGCCTGCGCCGGCCCCGGCGACCCCCCGGACCCGGAGGACCCCCAGGAGCCGGAGGAGCCCGGGGAGCCCACCACCCCGAGCGACCCCACCGGGGCCCGCCAGGCCGAACGGCTCGACCGCGGGCTGATCAGCGTGCGCAGCGGCAACGGCAACCTGGTGAGCTGGCGGCTGCTCGGCTCCGATCCGCGCGACGTCGCGTTCAACGTCTACCGCGGCTCCACCCGGCTCAACTCCGCCCCGCTCACCGCCGCCACCTCCTACCTCGACTCCGGAGCACCGGCCGACGCCTCCTACACGGTGCGCCCGGTCGTCGGCGGCGTCGAGCAGGCCGCCTCGGCAGCCTCCCTCACCTTCACCAACGGCTACCTGGACGTGCCCCTGCAACGGCCCGCGGGCGGCAGCGTCAACGGCTCCTCCTACACCTACGACGCCAACGACGCCAGCGTCGGCGACCTCGACGGCGACGGCCGCTACGAGATCGTCCTCAAATGGGAGCCCACCAATGCCAGGGACAACTCCCAGTCCGGTTACACCGGCCCGGTGCTCATCGACGCCTACGAACTCGACGGCACCCGGCTGTGGCGCATCGACCTGGGCCGCAACATCCGCGCCGGCGCCCACTACACCCAGTTCCAGGTCTACGACTACGACGGCGACGGACGCGCCGAGGTCGCCATGAAGACCGCCGACGGCACCCGCGACGGCACGGGCGCGGTCATCGGATCGGCCACCGCCGACCACCGCAACTCCTCCGGCTACGTGCTCTCCGGCCCCGAGTACCTCACCGTCTTCGACGGACGCACCGGCCGGGCCCTGGACACCGTCGACTACGTGCCCGCCCGCGGCAGCGTGTCGTCGTGGGGCGACTCCTACGGCAACCGGGTGGACCGCTTCCTCGCCGCAACCGCCTACCTGGACGGGCAGCGGCCCAGCATGATCTTCTCCCGCGGCTACTACACCCGCACCGTCATCGCGGCGTGGGACTTCCGCGACGGGCGGCTGACCCGCAGGTGGACCTTTGACACCAACAGCTCCACCAACGCCGGACGCGGCTACGACGGCCAGGGCTTCCACTCCCTGTCCATCGCCGACGCCGACGGCGACGGCCGCGACGAGATCATGTTCGGCGCGATGGCCGTCGACGACGACGGGCGCGCCATGTGGACCACCGGCTACGGCCACGGCGACGCCCTGCACGTCGGCGACTTCGTGCCGAACCGCCCCGGGCTGGAGGTCTACGGCGTCTCCGAGAGCTCCTCCCAGCCCAACGCCTGGCTCGCCGACGCGCGCACCGGATCGACCCTGTGGCGCACTGCCTCCGGCGGCGACAACGGACGCGGCGTGGCCGGTGACGTCTGGGCGGGCAGCCCCGGCGCGGAGTTCTGGTCCTCCCGCGTCGACGGCCTGCTCAACACCTCCGGGACCACCATCGGCCGCAAGCCCGGCTCGGCCAACTTCCTCGTCTGGTGGGACGGCGACCCCACCCGGGAGCTGCTCGACCAGACCCACGTCGACAAGTACGGCCCCGGCGGCGACACCCGCCTGCTCACCGGCAGCGGCGTGGCCTCCAACAACGGAACCAAGGCCACTCCGGCCCTGTCCGGGGACATCCTCGGCGACTGGCGCGAGGAGGTGGTCTGGCGCACCGCCGACAGCTCGGCGCTGCGTATCTACGCCAGCCCCCACCCGACCGACCTGCGCATCCCCACCCTGGTGCACGACACCCAGTACCGGGTGGCGATCGCCTGGCAGAACACCGCCTACAACCAGCCGCCGCACCCGTCCTTCCACATCGGCGACGGCATGGCGGCGCCGCCGTGGCCGGACATCCACCACCCCTGA
- a CDS encoding SSI family serine proteinase inhibitor translates to MRVPPLRRAALSLAVASCLLPLTAAPAAADSPPAASFVFITQYLDGSGHQSVRTLECDPDGGTHHAATFACDVLRSVDGDLAAVPPLHDPCYAEPQPMRAIAVGYWHGRRVHHGLVASDPCDLMSRGGGVFPVQ, encoded by the coding sequence ATGCGTGTCCCGCCCCTGCGCCGAGCGGCGCTCTCCCTGGCCGTCGCCTCCTGCCTGCTCCCGCTCACCGCGGCCCCGGCGGCCGCCGACTCCCCGCCCGCAGCCTCCTTCGTCTTCATCACCCAGTACCTGGACGGTTCCGGGCACCAGTCGGTCCGCACCCTGGAGTGCGACCCCGACGGGGGAACCCACCACGCCGCGACGTTCGCCTGCGACGTCCTGCGCTCGGTCGACGGGGACTTGGCGGCCGTGCCCCCCCTCCACGACCCCTGCTATGCGGAACCCCAGCCGATGCGGGCCATCGCGGTCGGCTACTGGCACGGCCGACGCGTCCACCACGGACTGGTCGCAAGCGACCCGTGCGACCTCATGAGCCGCGGCGGCGGGGTGTTCCCGGTCCAGTAG
- a CDS encoding allantoate amidohydrolase yields the protein MSDTFDRLWAGLAPLGRDRTTGGYRRLSWTPVDAELRAWFTGEAQARGMTVETDRNGNLWAWLGEAGPDAVVTGSHLDSVPNGGGFDGPLGVVSALAAVDELHRRGLRPRRPLAVVVFVEEEGARFGVPRLGSRLLTGAITAERARGLTDADGITLARAMSDAGLDPERMGADPDRLARIGVFVELHIEQGRSLVHHGTPVGVAATVWPHGRWRLDFSGQADHAGTTRIADRNDPMLPFAETVSAVRRAAVEHDAVATVGRVWLTPNTSNSIPSRVRAWLDARAPQESTLRAVVAAVDRAARVSAAEHGVSLSSFQESFFPRVDFPRELCHRLASLVGGDTPAPLLSTGAGHDAAILASAVPATMLFVRNPTGISHAPEERADPADCHAGVAALTEVLADLTGAKG from the coding sequence GTGAGCGACACCTTCGACCGGTTGTGGGCTGGTCTCGCCCCGCTGGGACGCGACCGCACCACCGGCGGCTACCGGCGCCTCTCCTGGACACCGGTCGACGCCGAACTGCGCGCCTGGTTCACCGGCGAGGCCCAGGCCCGCGGAATGACGGTGGAGACCGACCGCAACGGCAACCTGTGGGCCTGGCTGGGCGAGGCGGGGCCCGACGCCGTCGTCACCGGATCGCATCTGGACTCGGTCCCCAACGGCGGCGGGTTCGACGGCCCCCTCGGCGTGGTCAGCGCGCTGGCCGCCGTCGACGAACTCCACCGGCGCGGACTGCGTCCCAGGCGTCCCCTGGCGGTCGTCGTCTTCGTCGAGGAGGAAGGCGCCCGCTTCGGCGTGCCCCGCCTCGGATCGCGCCTGCTCACCGGGGCCATCACCGCGGAACGGGCCCGCGGCCTCACCGACGCCGACGGCATCACCCTGGCGCGCGCCATGTCCGACGCCGGACTGGACCCCGAGCGCATGGGCGCCGACCCCGACCGCCTCGCCCGCATCGGCGTCTTCGTGGAACTCCACATCGAACAGGGCCGCTCCCTGGTCCACCACGGCACCCCGGTGGGCGTGGCCGCCACGGTCTGGCCGCACGGCCGGTGGCGCCTGGACTTCTCCGGCCAGGCCGACCACGCCGGGACCACCCGGATCGCCGACCGCAACGACCCCATGCTGCCGTTCGCCGAGACGGTGAGCGCGGTGCGCCGCGCCGCCGTCGAGCACGACGCCGTGGCCACCGTCGGCCGGGTGTGGCTCACCCCCAACACCAGCAACTCGATCCCCTCGCGGGTGCGCGCCTGGCTGGACGCCCGCGCCCCCCAGGAGTCCACGCTGCGCGCGGTCGTCGCCGCGGTGGACAGGGCGGCCCGCGTCTCCGCCGCCGAGCACGGGGTCAGCCTGAGCAGCTTCCAGGAGTCCTTCTTCCCCCGGGTCGACTTCCCCCGGGAGCTGTGCCACCGGCTGGCCTCCCTCGTGGGAGGGGACACGCCCGCGCCCCTGCTGTCCACCGGGGCCGGACACGACGCGGCCATCCTCGCCTCGGCGGTGCCCGCGACCATGCTCTTCGTGCGCAACCCCACCGGCATCTCGCACGCCCCCGAGGAGCGCGCCGACCCCGCCGACTGCCACGCCGGAGTCGCCGCCCTCACCGAGGTCCTCGCCGACCTCACCGGCGCGAAGGGGTGA
- a CDS encoding VOC family protein: MNVRPAGIHHVTAIAGDPAANADFYRNVLGMRLVKQTVNFDAPDTYHLYYGDRAGNPGTVMTFFPWPEAPRGRIGAGQATVTSFSVPEGSIGWWQRHLARLGVPATRPAERLEEDVLSLRDPDGLVLELVASPDHHDTDPWDGGDVPVEHAIRGIRAVTLTERDHERTADMLQNRLGFTLAAEEGDRLRFHTAAAGAAVGTVLDVVAMPTARLGEVAVGTVHHVAYRAPDQQTQLDWQRELLDAGVSVTEVRDRSYFTSIYFREPGGVLLEIATDGPGFDYDEPLLELGRRLRLPPWLEPRRDQIEQALPELKIEE; the protein is encoded by the coding sequence ATGAACGTACGCCCAGCAGGAATCCACCACGTCACCGCGATCGCCGGCGACCCGGCGGCCAACGCGGACTTCTACCGCAACGTCCTGGGCATGCGGCTGGTCAAGCAGACGGTCAACTTCGACGCCCCCGACACGTACCACCTGTACTACGGCGACCGCGCGGGGAACCCGGGCACCGTCATGACCTTCTTCCCGTGGCCGGAGGCGCCCAGGGGACGGATCGGGGCCGGTCAGGCCACCGTCACCTCCTTCTCCGTGCCCGAGGGGTCGATCGGCTGGTGGCAGCGGCACCTGGCCCGGCTGGGCGTGCCCGCCACCCGTCCCGCCGAACGGCTGGAGGAGGACGTGCTGAGCCTGCGCGACCCCGACGGCCTCGTCCTCGAACTGGTCGCCAGCCCCGACCACCACGACACCGACCCCTGGGACGGCGGCGACGTCCCGGTCGAGCACGCCATCCGCGGCATCCGCGCGGTCACCCTCACCGAACGCGACCACGAGCGGACCGCCGACATGCTGCAGAACCGGCTCGGGTTCACCCTGGCCGCCGAGGAGGGCGACCGGCTGCGCTTCCACACCGCGGCCGCGGGAGCGGCGGTCGGCACCGTCCTGGACGTCGTCGCCATGCCCACCGCCCGCCTCGGCGAGGTCGCCGTGGGCACCGTGCACCACGTCGCCTACCGCGCCCCCGACCAGCAGACCCAGCTCGACTGGCAGCGGGAGTTGCTGGACGCGGGCGTGTCCGTGACCGAGGTGCGCGACCGCTCCTACTTCACCTCGATCTACTTCCGCGAACCCGGCGGGGTGCTGCTGGAGATCGCCACCGACGGCCCCGGGTTCGACTACGACGAGCCGCTGCTGGAACTGGGCCGCAGGCTCCGGCTGCCGCCGTGGCTGGAACCCCGGCGCGACCAGATCGAACAGGCCCTGCCCGAGCTGAAGATCGAGGAGTAG
- a CDS encoding GNAT family N-acetyltransferase: protein MVEMALWRIRVAVEDRPGELARILRVMADHGGNVVGVSIHTDAVGAVDEFVVEVPGSHHRLVADLAEHSRDGDVLAVPAALRDVGDDVTRALLLTARLRAQPHRLPEVLGELLGADDARWAALGTPAVPDFPEEPESVLLVPVGPLRAVRLRRVDRPFTWTESARADALVRSVLPPTGPAPTRGTAVTHRGTRLFVWQVGPEDSDAVQRLHRRSSAGTKHRRYLSPVDELSPRLLNVFCDRERGLTLAARPLGGDDPVALAHLMYTMDPGVGEIAFLVEDLWQGHGIGTCLARVLTAIAADWGLAELRAETVPDNGPMCRIMHRLGATVSPPRDGVVQARMPVAGTVPSRRPGRLMTLLTQAGAPGGPRR, encoded by the coding sequence GTGGTGGAGATGGCGCTGTGGCGGATCCGGGTGGCGGTCGAGGACCGCCCCGGGGAGTTGGCCAGGATCCTCCGGGTCATGGCCGACCACGGAGGCAACGTGGTGGGGGTGTCCATCCACACCGACGCCGTCGGCGCGGTCGACGAGTTCGTCGTCGAGGTCCCCGGCTCCCACCACCGCTTGGTCGCCGACCTGGCCGAACACAGCCGGGACGGCGACGTCCTGGCGGTGCCCGCGGCCCTCCGCGACGTGGGCGACGACGTGACCCGTGCGCTGCTGCTCACCGCGCGGCTGCGGGCACAGCCCCATCGGCTGCCCGAGGTGCTGGGGGAACTCCTGGGCGCCGACGACGCCCGCTGGGCCGCCCTGGGCACGCCCGCCGTCCCGGACTTCCCCGAAGAGCCCGAGAGCGTCCTGCTGGTCCCGGTGGGGCCGCTGCGCGCCGTCCGGCTGCGCCGGGTGGACCGCCCCTTCACCTGGACGGAGTCGGCCCGCGCCGACGCCCTGGTGCGTTCGGTGCTGCCGCCCACCGGCCCGGCGCCCACCCGGGGGACGGCCGTCACCCACCGCGGGACCCGGCTGTTCGTGTGGCAGGTCGGCCCGGAGGACTCCGACGCGGTGCAGCGTCTGCACCGGCGCTCCTCCGCCGGGACGAAACACCGCCGCTACCTCTCCCCGGTCGACGAGTTGAGCCCCCGGCTCCTCAACGTCTTCTGCGACCGGGAGCGCGGGCTGACCCTGGCCGCCCGGCCCCTGGGCGGAGACGACCCCGTCGCACTGGCGCACCTGATGTACACGATGGACCCGGGCGTCGGCGAGATCGCTTTCCTGGTCGAGGACCTCTGGCAGGGCCACGGGATCGGCACCTGCCTGGCCCGGGTGCTCACCGCCATCGCCGCCGACTGGGGACTGGCCGAGCTGCGCGCCGAGACCGTGCCCGACAACGGGCCCATGTGCCGGATCATGCACCGGCTCGGTGCGACCGTCTCGCCGCCGCGCGACGGCGTCGTGCAGGCCCGCATGCCGGTCGCGGGCACCGTCCCGTCCCGGCGCCCGGGACGGCTCATGACGCTGCTCACCCAGGCCGGAGCGCCGGGCGGTCCGCGCCGCTAG